The nucleotide window ATGGAGAAAGCACCTAAGAAATATAATAGGTTAGTATTAGATGGAGAAGTGAGACTTTATGGAGGATATTTTATTAAGTGTAATAAGGTAATAAAGAATAATGATGGCGAGATAGAAGAAATAAGGTGTACCTATGATCCTGAGACTAAAAGTGGAAGTGGATTTACAGGAAGAAAAGTAAAAGGAACAATTCATTGGATTAGTGAAAAAAATTTCATATCATGTAAAGTAAATTTATATGAATCATTATTTTTAGTGAAACTTAAAACTAGTGAGCTTGAAAAATATATTAATAAAAATTCTTTAATAATAAAAGATAATGTTATGATAGAAAAGTCAATTTTAAATTTTAAAGAAAGAGTGCAATTCATGAGACATGGATATTTTATTAGAGACAATGATAAAGAGTTAGTTTTTAATAGAATTGTTTCATTAAAAAAATCTTATAGATAGGTTTATCATCCTGAAGATACATTAAGTATTTTCAGGATGTTTCATTGTAAAAAATTAATTAATACTATGTTAATTTTTTATTTACAATATTTTTATGTAAAAAATATTACAAAATATTGTAAACTAAAATAATAAATGGTATAATAGCAAATGTAAGGAATTACATAATTTAATGTAGGGAGGAAAAATTATGAACTTAGTATTAAACCTTAAAAAGAAATTAGCATTATTACTTTCGGTTATTTTATTGTCAACTATATTTGCTTTTACTGGTGCTCCGATAAAGGCAGAGGCAGCTACTGATAATGTGTCTTTTTACTATTTAGATTCTCAGTATTATTATCGTTATGGAACTATTAAGAATATCTACATAAAGGTAAAAAATATTGCTTATGAAAAGGATGTAACTGTACATTACAAAAACTTTAGTAGTGATCAATGGCTTGATCAATCAGCAGAATATGTAAAAGATCTTGGTGATGGATATGAAATATGGAAAGCAAGTATTTCAAATTATGGAACAAATGTTGAAAATTTTTGTATAAAGTATGAAGTGAACGGTAATACTTATTGGGATAATAATGATGGTGAAAATTATAATTACCCAGATACATTAGGTGTTGCAGCATTACATGTAATGAGAGGATATTATGATTCTGAAAATAACCTTCAAGTTAATTTGAAAAATTATGGTTATGAGAAAAGCGTAAAAGTTGTATATAGTTATGATAATTGGGCAACTGAAGAGAGTAAGGAATTAGTATACAAAAAAACAAATACAAATGGTGAAGAAATATGGGCAGCCAATATAGATAAGACAGATTCTATTCAATATTATATTAAATACACAGTAAATGGACAAACTTATTATGATAGTAATTTTGGATTAAACTATGATTCAAGTTATGGATTATATTAATAATAATTTTAAGATATTTAATCAATAAAGGAGGAAATTTTGTATGAATTTACTATTAAACTTAAAAAATAAATTAGCAGTAGTACTTTCTATTGTATTGGTATCAACTTTATTTGCTTTTGTAGGGACACCTGTAAAAGCTGAAGCAGCTACTGATAATGTGTCTTTCTATTATTCTGATAATTATGGATTTTATCATGGCGGTGTAGAAAATGATATTTACATAAAAGTAAAAAATATAGCTTATGATAAGAACGTAGTTGTTCACTATAAGAATGCTGATGATGATACTTGGTATGATTGTTCTGCAACTTATGTTAAGAGCCTCAATAATGGTGAGGAAATATGGGTAGCAAGGATTACAAACTTTGGAACAGGTGTTGAAAATTTCTGCATTAAATATGAAGTAAATGGCGAGACTTATTGGGATAATAACAGTGGAAGTAATTATTCTATTACTGATACTTTAGGCGTAGCACCTATTCATGTAATAAGATCACCATATTATGGAGATGGCAATCCTAAGGTAACTTTAAAGAACTATGGTTATGAGAAAACTGTAAAAGTAATTTACACAGTAGACGATTGGAGTACTCAAGGTAGCTATGAATTAGAATATGAGAAAACTTTAGAAAATGGAAATGAGATATGGAATGGGGATGTACCTTCAGAAATAAAAGGAAAGACTATTGAGTATTATATTTCATATACAGTAAATGGACAAACTTATTATGATAGTAACTTTGGTGAAAATTATTCTTGTTATACTTATTAATAATTTAATATAAAAATATATGATGCTGTTGCAGTTAGATTTGCAACAGCATTATTTATATTAAAGAGTAGTAGATTTAAGATGAGTTATAATTTTATTGTAACAATGGACATAGTTTACAATTTGTTACATGTGATATAAAATTATGTAATAACAGAGGAGGTAGACATGTATAAGATTTTAATAGTTGAAGATGATGAAATTATTGCAACACTACTTAAGGATAATTTATGTAAATGGGGATATGAAGGAAAGGTAATAGATGATTTTACTAAAGTTATGGAAGAATTTTTAGAATTTGATCCCCAGCTAGTAATTTTAGATATAACATTGCCATTTTATAATGGCTATCATTGGTGTAGTGAAATAAGAAAAGTGTCTAAGGTACCGATAATATTTGCATCATCTACAAGTGATAATATGAATTTAATTATGGCGATAAATATGGGAGCTGATGATTTTATATCAAAGCCTTTTGATTTAAATGTAATGATAGCAAAAATACAAGCACTTCTTAGAAGAACATATTCTTTTCAAGGACAAGTTGATATATTAGAAAATAATGGAGTAATTTTGAATTTGGGAGAAGCTATTTTAACTTATAAAGATAAGAAGTTAGAATTAAGTAAAAATGAATTTAAGATTATGCAAATACTCCTAGAAAATAAAAATAAAGTAGTTTCAAGGGAGGATATTATGACCCACCTTTGGAAAAGCGATAGTTTTATTGATGATAATACTCTTACTGTTAATGTTACTCGTCTTAGGAAGAAGCTTGAAGATATAGAACTAAAAGATTTTATAAAAACAAAAAAAGGAATAGGTTATATAATAGGTGGTTAATGTGCAAGGTAACATATTTATATCATATTTAAAAGAGAGATTTAAAATCATAATAGCTTTCGTTACTTTTATAGTTATCTTTTTTATTGTATATAGTTTGTATCATATTTCTTTTGAGCCTATTTTATATTCGTCTATATTAATAGTTACATTGACCATGATATTTTCAATATATGATTTTTACAAATACTATACTAATAATATAAAGGTGAAAGGTATACTAAGAGATATTCAATATGTAGAGGATTCTTTACCTGAAAGTAGATGTCTTTTAGAACAGTATTATCAGGAAATTATAAAGAATTTATACGAAAGAAACAAGAGGATAGAGGGTACATCTAATAACAATATTAGTGAGATGATAGAGTATTATACAATGTGGGTACATCAGATAAAAACTCCTATTGCAGCATTACATATGATATTGCAGTCAATGGAATTGGGGAAAGAAAAGAGAGCTATATCACAGGAGCTATTTAAGATAGAACAATATGTTGAGATGGCATTGTATTTTGTAAGAATGGGTACAATGTCTAGTGATTTAAGGTTAGAAAGTTATTCTATAAAATCTATTGTTAATGATGTGATAAAAAAGTATTCAACAATTTTTATTAATAAAAAGATAAAATTAAATTTAGAAGATATTGATATTGAAGTAATAACTGATGAGAAGTGGATTTCTTTTGTATTAGAGCAGGTTATATCTAATGCATTGAAGTATACAAAGAAAGGTACGATATCAATATATATGGATAGTAAGTCAAAAGAGACTTTAGTTATAGAAGATACAGGAATAGGTATAGCTAAAGAAGATATTCCAAGAGTATTTGAAAGAGGATTTACAGGATATAATGGAAGGATGGATAGGAAGTCCACGGGGATAGGGTTATATTTATGCAAGAAAATACTAGATAACTTATCTCATAAAATTACTATAGATTCTGAAATAGGTAAAGGAACTACTGTTGCCATTGATTTTTCAAGAAAAAATATAGAAATATTGTAATCTTACATAGATGTAAGATTAAATGAAGAAATGTAAGCAAAGGTTAAGGCAATACATTTCTTTTTTTATTATACTTAATTTGTAAGAAAGATTTGGAGGATAAAGAGATGGCATTTTTAGAGATTAAAAATTTAAAGAAAATATATACAACAAGATTTGGGGGAAATAAAGTTGAAGCCTTAAAAGATATATCTTTTTCCGTTGAGGAAGGAGAATATATTGCTGTGATGGGAGAGTCAGGATCAGGTAAAACAACATTGTTAAATATATTAGCAGCATTAGATAAACCAAGTAGTGGAGAGGTCTTATTAGAAGGTAATAGTATACTTAATATAAAAGAAAAAGAAATCTCAGCATTCCGTAGAAATCATTTAGGATTTGTATTTCAAGATTTTAATTTGTTAGATACTTTTTCATTAAAGGATAATATATTTTTACCATTAGTTTTATCAGGTAAAGATTTTCAATATATGGATAATAGATTACAACCAATAGCTACAAAACTATGTATTAAGGATATATTAGAAAAATATCCATATGAGGTATCAGGAGGTCAAAAACAAAGAGCGGCTGTTGCAAGAGCACTTATTACAAATCCTAAGTTGATTTTGGCAGATGAACCAACAGGAGCATTAGATTCAAAATCTGCAACAGAACTATTAGAGTTATTTGCAGATATAAATGAAGCTGGTCAAACTATTGTTATGGTAACTCATAGTACAAAAGCAGCTAGTCATGCAAGTAGGGTGCTATTTATTAAAGACGGTAATGTTTTTCATCAACTATATCGTGGAACAATGAGTAATAATGAAATGTATGAAAAAATTTCAGATACCCTTACTGTATTAAGTACAGGAGGAGAAGAAAATGAATAGTATTTTCTATTTTAAATTAGCAAAAACAAACATTAATAAAAATAGGAAAATATATTTTCCATATATTTTAGCAATCATTGCTATAGTTATGACATTTTATACAATGAAGGCTATTTCAATTAATGAAGGTATAGATATGATGAGATGTGGTATACAAGTAAAAATGTTACTGAAATTTGCTACAACAATTATCGGAATTTTTGCGGTGATATTTTTATTTTATACTAATAGTTTCATAATTAAGAACAGAAAAAAGGAAATAGGATTATATAATATTTTAGGAATGGAAAAAAAGCATATTGCAAAAGTATTCTTTTTTGAAACTGTAATAGTAGTAACAATTAGTATAGTACTGGGGTTATTAGGAGGATTTATAATAGGAAAATTGATGTTTCTTATATTGCTTAACTTAGCTAAATTTGATATTACATTATCATTTTCTATATCCTTTAAGGCAATAATATCGACAATAAAATTAATTCTAGTAACCTTTATAGCCATATTAATAATGAATTTAATACAAATAAAAGTGACAAATCCAGTTGAACTTTTAAAAAGTGGACAAAAAGGAGAAAGAATGCCGAAGACATCATGGTTTTCTGCAATATTAGGAGTTGTATTTCTTATAATAGGTTATGAAATAGCACTTGCTGTAGAGTCACCTTTAGCAGCAATAAATAAGTTTTTTATAGCTACGATTTTTGTTATAGTAGGTACTTATTTCACTTTCAAAGCAGGAATAATAACGCTTTTAAAAATATTAAAGAAGAATAAGAAATTTTATTATAGTACAAATAATTTCATTTCTGTTTCATCTATGATTTATCGTATGAAACAAAACGCAGCAGGATTAGCTAATATATGTATATTAAGTACAGCTGTATTATTAACTATTTCAACTACAGTATGTTTATATATGGGTGAAGAATCTAGTCTTAAAAATAGTTATCCTCAAGATATTCAAATAACATTTGGAGATTATAAAGGAGATAAAAATACTGTTGAAGATGCAGTTAATAGCGAATTAAATTTGAACAATTTAGTAAAAGAAAATACAATAGAATTTGACTATAAAGAATTTATTGCAACATTAGATAATAATAGATTTAATGTTGTCGAAAAAGAAAATATTATGAGTAATATAAGTAGTGTTTGTGGTGTAGCATTTATTACTTTAGATAAATATAAAAAAGTTGAAAATACGAATGTAAAGTTAAATGAAAATGAAATATTTATCTATACCAATGAAGGGAAGTATGAAAAAGATACTGTAAAGTTAGGAAATAGTAGCTATAAGGTAAAGGAAGAACTTACTTCATTAAAGTTTGTGAACAAAGAAGATAGTGTTAATATTAAATCATATTTTATAGTTGTAAAAGATGAAGAAATATTAAATGAAATAGGTAAAAGTCTTAATACAGAAGAATTAAACAAAGACAAATATTATATTTCATTTGATATAAAGGGATCTAAGGAAGATTGTATTAATTTTTGTAATAACACTTATAATAAAATTAATAGTGATAATATTAGTTTTCAAAGTATTTTTATGGATAGAGAAGCTTATTATGCAATGAACGGTGGTTTCCTATTTATTGGAGCATATTTAGGTATATTATTTACAATGGCGATGGTGCTTATAATTTATTATAAACAAATCTCTGAAGGCTATGAAGATAATGAAAGATTTAAGATAATGAAAAAAGTAGGTATTAGTGATTATGAGGTAAAAAAATCTATTAAGAAACAAATTCTATTAGTATTTTTTATACCATTAGTAACAGCGATTATTCATGTAGGATTTGCTTTTAAGATGATGAATAAGATGTTAGCATTATTTGGTGTGGGAAGCACGGAGATATTTATACAATGTATTTTTGGCACTAGCGTAGTTTTTGCAATAATATATATTGTAGTATATAGGCTGACAGCTAGAACCTATTATAAAATAGTTAATAATTAAAGTGGATTTTATTAATAGTATCGAGTAAAATAATGTTAACTTAGGGGGGCTTTGTATGAATAAGAATAGGTATAAAGAACGGTTAACATTACTAGAAAGAATAGAAAGACATAGAAGATCAAAAGAAAAAAAACGTATGGATAAAATAGGATATGAAACTATTGAAGAGAGAAAACGTAGAGAGAAAAGAGAGCGGTTTTTTGATAGATCATATGACATTGTTTCAACTATTGAAGCAATTTTTGAAATAATATTAATGATAGGAAGGGGAATAATAAATTTTTTTGATAGATAATAAAAAAGAATGACCTTTGTAGAAGTCACTCTTTTAAGAGGAAAAATTATGAAAAAACTTAACAAACATTATTTACTGTATTTTTAGTATATAATATGAATATGGCAATTTAATGGCAAAAATAAGTAGTTCCTGTGAAGATAGAAAAAAATAACCTCCAGAGGTGTTGAAGGTCTGGAGGTTATTTTTCGTTACTTATTAAAATGTGTACTTTAAATAGCTTAATTTTATAGTATAGATATAATGAATGTTAAGTGATTTTAAAGTATTGTATAAAATCTTAAGAGTTAAAAACTTGTAGGAGAATATAAACTCTTATTGTTTAGATAGAATGTTTAAAATTTGGCTGAATAAATTTTAAGCAAACATAATACTTATACTTTATTGAAGTTTTGAATAAAACTCTACCACTAGAACTTCATTAATCTCTATTGGCACTTCTTCACGATTAGGATATCTTTCAAGGATTCCTGAAAAATTATTTTCATCTTTTGTTAAATAGGGTAATGTGTTTACAATATTATCTAAGAAATTATCTCTAAAAAGTTCAATTTTTTGGGATTTACTTTTTAAAGTAATAACATCTCCCACAGAAACTTGGAATGAAGGAATATCTACTTTCTTTCCATTAACTAAAAAGTGTCCATGGTTAACCATTTGTCTAGCTTGCGCTATTGAGGAGGCAAAACCTAGACGATATACAATATTATCGAGCCTACATTCTAGCATTTTAATCAATGCATATCCTGTTAAATCTTTTTCTTTAAGTGCTTTTTTTACATAGTTTCTAAATTGCTTTTCGTAAACACCATAGTAAGCTCTAAGTCTTTGTTTTTCTAGTAACTGAGTACCATAAGAAGAAAGTTTTTTATCATTTCTTGCAGTACCTTTTACCGCTCTATTCATGGCTTTAGGATGTCCGATAACATTTAATCCTAATCTTCTGCAGACCTTAAACCTAGGTCCAAACATTGTTGACATATTCATCATCTCCTAATAAGATTGCCGCGATAAATTAAGCCTGTATTAAATATATCAAATTGAGAAACGTTTGTAAATGAAAATTATTATCAATACTAAAAATAGTTAAAAAATATAAAAATAATGAAACAAAAATTATGAGTAATGTCTAATGGGTGCCTATCCAATTTTATTTATATGGTATAATTTTAACCAAATATAAAATGAATCTAGGAAAGGAAGAATAGTGTGAAATTACAACAATTAAGATATGCTCTAGTCATTTCAAAATATGGATCATTTAATAAGGCGGCTAAGAAGTTATTTATTTCACAACCAACGTTATCAACAGCTATTAAAGAATTGGAAAAAGAAATTAATATTAGTATTTTTGAGAGGACAACTAAGGGAGTACGACCATCTAGGGAAGGAATAGAATTTTTAGGCTATGCAAGACAGATAATTGAGCAAACAGAGCTTTTAGAGGAAAGATATATAAATTTTAAACCGTCAGTGAGGCAGTTTTCTATATCAACGCAACATTATGCTTTTGTTGTAAATGCTTTCGTGGATTTAATTAAAAATTATCAATTAGATCAGTATGAATTTAATCTTAGAGAAACAAAAACTTATGAAATAATAGATGACGTGAGAAATCTTAGAAGTGAGATAGGTATTTTATATAAAAATCAATTTAATGAGAAGGTCTTAAACAAATTATTTAAAGATTATAATTTAGAGTTTCATGAACTTTTTACAGTAAAACCGTATGTATTTATTAGTAAAAGTAATCCATTAGCCAAGAAAGAGATTATAAAACTTGAAGAGTTAGAAGATTACCCATGTTTGTCCTTTGAACAAGGTGAATATAATTCTTTTTATTTTTCAGAAGAAATACTAAGTACTATTTCGCATAAAAAAAGTATAAATGTAAATGATAGAGCCACTTTATTTAATTTACTTATTGGTATTAATGGATATACAATTTCTACAGGTATT belongs to Clostridium bornimense and includes:
- a CDS encoding carbohydrate-binding protein — encoded protein: MNLLLNLKNKLAVVLSIVLVSTLFAFVGTPVKAEAATDNVSFYYSDNYGFYHGGVENDIYIKVKNIAYDKNVVVHYKNADDDTWYDCSATYVKSLNNGEEIWVARITNFGTGVENFCIKYEVNGETYWDNNSGSNYSITDTLGVAPIHVIRSPYYGDGNPKVTLKNYGYEKTVKVIYTVDDWSTQGSYELEYEKTLENGNEIWNGDVPSEIKGKTIEYYISYTVNGQTYYDSNFGENYSCYTY
- a CDS encoding response regulator transcription factor: MYKILIVEDDEIIATLLKDNLCKWGYEGKVIDDFTKVMEEFLEFDPQLVILDITLPFYNGYHWCSEIRKVSKVPIIFASSTSDNMNLIMAINMGADDFISKPFDLNVMIAKIQALLRRTYSFQGQVDILENNGVILNLGEAILTYKDKKLELSKNEFKIMQILLENKNKVVSREDIMTHLWKSDSFIDDNTLTVNVTRLRKKLEDIELKDFIKTKKGIGYIIGG
- a CDS encoding sensor histidine kinase; amino-acid sequence: MQGNIFISYLKERFKIIIAFVTFIVIFFIVYSLYHISFEPILYSSILIVTLTMIFSIYDFYKYYTNNIKVKGILRDIQYVEDSLPESRCLLEQYYQEIIKNLYERNKRIEGTSNNNISEMIEYYTMWVHQIKTPIAALHMILQSMELGKEKRAISQELFKIEQYVEMALYFVRMGTMSSDLRLESYSIKSIVNDVIKKYSTIFINKKIKLNLEDIDIEVITDEKWISFVLEQVISNALKYTKKGTISIYMDSKSKETLVIEDTGIGIAKEDIPRVFERGFTGYNGRMDRKSTGIGLYLCKKILDNLSHKITIDSEIGKGTTVAIDFSRKNIEIL
- a CDS encoding ABC transporter ATP-binding protein, coding for MAFLEIKNLKKIYTTRFGGNKVEALKDISFSVEEGEYIAVMGESGSGKTTLLNILAALDKPSSGEVLLEGNSILNIKEKEISAFRRNHLGFVFQDFNLLDTFSLKDNIFLPLVLSGKDFQYMDNRLQPIATKLCIKDILEKYPYEVSGGQKQRAAVARALITNPKLILADEPTGALDSKSATELLELFADINEAGQTIVMVTHSTKAASHASRVLFIKDGNVFHQLYRGTMSNNEMYEKISDTLTVLSTGGEENE
- a CDS encoding ABC transporter permease, with the translated sequence MNSIFYFKLAKTNINKNRKIYFPYILAIIAIVMTFYTMKAISINEGIDMMRCGIQVKMLLKFATTIIGIFAVIFLFYTNSFIIKNRKKEIGLYNILGMEKKHIAKVFFFETVIVVTISIVLGLLGGFIIGKLMFLILLNLAKFDITLSFSISFKAIISTIKLILVTFIAILIMNLIQIKVTNPVELLKSGQKGERMPKTSWFSAILGVVFLIIGYEIALAVESPLAAINKFFIATIFVIVGTYFTFKAGIITLLKILKKNKKFYYSTNNFISVSSMIYRMKQNAAGLANICILSTAVLLTISTTVCLYMGEESSLKNSYPQDIQITFGDYKGDKNTVEDAVNSELNLNNLVKENTIEFDYKEFIATLDNNRFNVVEKENIMSNISSVCGVAFITLDKYKKVENTNVKLNENEIFIYTNEGKYEKDTVKLGNSSYKVKEELTSLKFVNKEDSVNIKSYFIVVKDEEILNEIGKSLNTEELNKDKYYISFDIKGSKEDCINFCNNTYNKINSDNISFQSIFMDREAYYAMNGGFLFIGAYLGILFTMAMVLIIYYKQISEGYEDNERFKIMKKVGISDYEVKKSIKKQILLVFFIPLVTAIIHVGFAFKMMNKMLALFGVGSTEIFIQCIFGTSVVFAIIYIVVYRLTARTYYKIVNN
- the rpsD gene encoding 30S ribosomal protein S4, whose protein sequence is MSTMFGPRFKVCRRLGLNVIGHPKAMNRAVKGTARNDKKLSSYGTQLLEKQRLRAYYGVYEKQFRNYVKKALKEKDLTGYALIKMLECRLDNIVYRLGFASSIAQARQMVNHGHFLVNGKKVDIPSFQVSVGDVITLKSKSQKIELFRDNFLDNIVNTLPYLTKDENNFSGILERYPNREEVPIEINEVLVVEFYSKLQ
- a CDS encoding LysR family transcriptional regulator, which translates into the protein MKLQQLRYALVISKYGSFNKAAKKLFISQPTLSTAIKELEKEINISIFERTTKGVRPSREGIEFLGYARQIIEQTELLEERYINFKPSVRQFSISTQHYAFVVNAFVDLIKNYQLDQYEFNLRETKTYEIIDDVRNLRSEIGILYKNQFNEKVLNKLFKDYNLEFHELFTVKPYVFISKSNPLAKKEIIKLEELEDYPCLSFEQGEYNSFYFSEEILSTISHKKSINVNDRATLFNLLIGINGYTISTGIISEDLNGPNIIAVPIESEETITVGWINQKNIKLTQLAIEYINILENITRKYVQGL